In one Andrena cerasifolii isolate SP2316 chromosome 2, iyAndCera1_principal, whole genome shotgun sequence genomic region, the following are encoded:
- the LOC143366006 gene encoding uncharacterized protein LOC143366006 isoform X2: MTEANVVDPSRELGERSANRMSQSEDAYAPEEPTPDIPISLLDIQMPETPESTKGQASDGDTPRLESPRLLKPVLGKVQAKKRLMAFANKFNVLPKVQNKSNLIQTQSAKVSKAKPGDGKSVLNDTGAGLNLDPESMQQFHNRHSVGGKSKKKPEEKILAIEEIRREESKSKMLLAEAMAAASLDEENYANRNGQNLLENVKSIRERSRQDDISVSRKSTSKSSMENRYSERRRYGREERRDSTSRDSKDYNGSKERYYKVSHDREQRRREKDKRDDKDKRDDAGKYEEARDRRDDEKDKKDNEKDRWEDLKDKKVSREKKENFREKRSDSRERSSEVRDKKEKERDKDKGKEKDIMNSSSWVELKKCGITMDDMIDIRRHDYSERSTKNRTAEDYLRYFEQMLMLSDCRLKRYAFAAEGLDGPKEYPPESVRVTKRGRPQLLYSENPRLSLFLNRQQILQTVTTDRREKMKDIYEADFARDNPEEAEKPLRVRNWYPKAGMCKSSEKANWQFPINVQLPRSKWDSEDEDRLSNDIEKQQGSKAKPDAPTLDREREACSPRSVMAEEDISDDKKATDEDNESTSVKQVDNNEQSTSPVLQSAGNEKLASEYEQFMKMVCTDIPKSEDFSPKTVPVKSTSPSSYHEFNIETNLPEDNNFTFVEHVTSEQLEKGDGAKVDDQFKSKEIRQNVEKVSQIVEEQISSSSSHVEVQDRARESEERREKSESEDSRSIPSDWENVRIKVERLSDENSDTREPRKKRRRKKVTSSSESSSTSSSSDSEDDGKRKRRKRKLSNSNDSSYSDSDSSESSSSSSSDSSSSDDKRKKRRKKKRKAEKRKKKAKRIAKTKKKRRRKVSSDSSNSDSSDDRRKKRVSASKKSKQKREFSEKHDDNEDIIKTIQKSPLGSSSPESEKLTHSQTPTKKIKEEAKSESRKRSSEKHDIWSKEQELARKVMSDDSVCSKTHKDEKKRTKADERYMEEWEMDASIEKMETSEAEKKDERSKEERSKKEERLQEMCSSIGKEMPQGSSKSEEDSDAKKKKKKEKEKRSSNEFLADWEKDSDRISKQKEKWGETEFDTLNVPSLTQLEREVSKRQLLADEWEVDSLEAVPDLTINKRKSRGSKKVEKEVRYDKKTDTYISIEKETSRECKKRQDRLSAMRIWEEEEEEGEREAMLLMEQKSKRKRDEWDIEEESFLREKSERKEDLEDNICTIDIHKEVNAVSNDIDTPMKLDPVTVKKSKKSRWDIASQSDEKIELKAPVMWEEECAEWTTINKFERQNDKVTLERCDSIIPKTKIKDEDIGIADQQSRKAMSKSSDLIDLFARKSEDVDLLDSSWTSEELKKNKPRIKGLESSSELDVFFDEAKEPLPMPITKEQTVEQLKDMFDIDVKLSNKNIELYSPSSPALSQKSEDMETFNDSTSNSLNLREDLMQEKLKQETLVKSDEESLSVPNIPLQIKYREGKYAKPVVTKEEFEELLGVQAQDHSSQKKYDEIKSSEALIGDLPINEPCPDASNYKPQQMDIFAEYETEEFRGKSSTKSVEVVSSSSTKGEETTEGKAALKLIPKQLLIRRNNERVKSKLISDDPIQHAAALLTIQKKLRESNIAKNDEKDIACEESTGEFKIECEKTTITDPPVADIAPKEQTTITDVKVDSRDLSITVKTSITTKAESSSTVKLDFNRIDEYKSTDKEIIKTEELKKPRPLASKDICDTEAQSRSPSREQRKKSPSKKENERRISERGKEKRDKKFDDRDRGDRRDSRGSKDYAESRRRSSPSSNRNRRRRSVSPRTSWETERSRSESHSRSWSRSRSKSPKRKDDSVASSSRDKRQSRIDEDRSGRSRTDDRRERSTRSPPRSNSAPYNKDHFKKYGSTKERDDWSRRKYDSMERDRDKEGRPYDPMEVLRERNTDPERHREGRFRDEAERSFWPFESENVLRDGNESLDSYPNGQELDLDYEEKAYYRDDSLERDIMEGPLRQMSKYKQSRRSRSTTRRDRQWEKDREPADLERHGHGRRAEKLPPPRGRSPPRARRSPPRAQHDRFRRSSRSRSRSWSRSRSRTRSRSRSRTRSRSRSTSRSRLMRSRSRSRSGSRSRTRSTSRSRLRSPDHGLRLIDRSRSSRSPSVGRGRGRDSSRERKDDDMKLEICGERGRRIETIVQSVSGLSRDPNALDSDMHMSDNLESVASSFQYANENAVANEYYYSENNLTYPPCIDDSTTSSPKRLSLDDRLELELGIKKQQDSAGVSNEYPDSFNANVCYPSPPPQQQMLYRQQPTVLQVGNVLQVVPADFNGVPAVRREPTSSAAGPIVRGSSQVVRVGNVLQVVPTSLDWSGVQPSPVEQPAAMMYPATVPQPSPIPSATISVPVPVPVPMPVPVPAAISTPTPVSTLSPVPLPISVSVPVPVPGPVPIPSVPVPPATFPRPEVAPPKAPAQPVYNYEAILETRRKEREERKRLREMRRKEKERRRIERINRRALQLLEKSNMRQSDSQQKSLDSSVLKALRESEEQTEVEEQQPAPAVAEKEGVASTSASSAPAEEEDPGGDEDEEEEEEEEPEVEEDEEDEEEAEDYEEEEEDDDEKAASRVNSRRNEAEDVAVASTSEASTSQVEAGSKEWLDLPPAPLKGILVAPGFRRSTIPNGNLDDLSTPENDSEDYTDKEATELDKYSESIKDEANDSKPGKSRGLFKAKTKSGKLGKRKQRSKKSVQFADGIKPGEGTSPSGGEGDMPSPPPPTSVITRDGVREIRRSSSRKSRKQEKRTRPPKAKKKVKVKIIKLKKPRVTPLTAMMMDDSDELDDRSPPPPPPGSPPPPHQWPSYLSAYNSTMRPSEPQATPATASSTVQAPPPPTPLPLLVPPPPLNYTIQPCSKA, encoded by the exons ATGACAGAGGCGAACGTAGTTGATCCTTCCCGAG AGCTGGGAGAGAGAAGCGCTAACAGAATGTCGCAGTCAGAGGATGCTTACGCCCCGGAGGAACCGACACCAGACATTCCAATATCTCTGCTCGATATACAAATGCCGGAGACACCAGAAAGTACGAAGGGTCAGGCTAGTGATGGAGACACGCCCAGGTTGGAGAGCCCTAGGCTGCTCAAACCCGTGCTAGGGAAAGTGCAGGCGAAGAAGAGATTGATGGCCTTCGCCAATAAGTTTAATGTGTTACCAAAGGTTCAAAATAAATCCAATCTAATTCAGACGCAATCCGCTAAAGTTTCCAAGGCTAAGCCAGGTGACGGGAAGTCTGTATTAAACGACACAGGCGCGGGATTAAATTTGGACCCCGAATCTATGCAGCAATTCCATAACCGTCACTCTGTTGGTGGTAAATCGAAGAAGAAGCCAG AGGAGAAGATATTGGCCATTGAAGAAATCAGGCGAGAGGAATCGAAGAGTAAAATGCTACTGGCAGAAGCTATGGCAGCAG CTAGTTTAGACGAAGAGAACTATGCGAATAGGAACGGACAGAATTTAttagaaaatgtaaaaagtataAGGGAAAGAAGTAGACAAGATGATATTAGTGTTTCTCGTAAAAGTACTTCGAAATCGTCCATGGAGAACAGATATTCCGAAAG GAGGCGTTACGGTAGAGAAGAGCGAAGAGACAGCACGAGTAGAGACTCGAAGGACTACAATGGCAGTAAAGAGCGATACTACAAGGTCTCGCACGATAGAGAACAGCGCAGGAGAGAGAAAGATAAAAGGGACGACAAAGATAAGCGAGACGATGCTGGCAAGTACGAAGAGGCTCGAGACAGAAGAGACGATGAGAAGGATAAGAAGGATAACGAGAAAGACAGGTGGGAGGATTTAAAGGACAAGAAAGTTTCgagggagaagaaggagaatttTAGAGAAAAGAGAAGCGATTCCAGAGAGAGAAGTTCGGAAGTTCGTGATAAGAAGGAGAAGGAAAGGGACAAGGATAAAGGAAAAGAGAAAGATATAATGAATTCTTCTTCGTGGGTGGAGCTAAAGAAATGTGGTATAACGATGGACGATATGATTGATATTAGAAGACACGATTACTCAGAGCGATCCACGAAGAACAG AACAGCTGAAGATTACCTACGTTATTTCGAACAAATGCTGATGTTGAGCGACTGTCGTTTGAAACGGTACGCCTTCGCTGCGGAGGGCCTCGACGGGCCTAAAGAATACCCTCCCGAGTCAGTGAGGGTGACCAAACGGGGAAGGCCTCAATTGCTGTACTCGGAGAATCCTCGCCTATCTCTCTTCCTCAATCGCCAGCAGATTCTTCAAACCGTTACCACGGACCGCCGCGAGAAGATGAAGGATATATACGAGGCGGATTTTGCACG AGACAATCCAGAGGAAGCGGAGAAGCCACTGCGTGTTCGTAATTGGTATCCAAAGGCAGGCATGTGCAAGTCCAGCGAGAAGGCTAATTGGCAGTTCCCCATCAACGTGCAGCTTCCTAGATCGAAATGGGACAGCGAAGACGAGGACAGGCTGTCGAACGACATTGAGAAACAGCAAGGCAGTAAAGCGAAGCCAGATGCTCCCACCTTGGACAGAG AACGGGAGGCATGTTCCCCACGCTCGGTTATGGCAGAGGAGGATATTAGTGACGATAAGAAGGCTACCGATGAAGATAATGAATCCACTAGCGTCAAGCAGGTTGATAATAACGAGCAATCCACGTCCCCCGTGCTACAGTCCGCTGGCAACGAGAAATTGGCATCGGAGTATGAACAGTTTATGAAAATGGTGTGCACTGATATCCCTAAGTCGGAGGACTTCTCGCCCAAAACGGTCCCGGTTAAATCCACCTCGCCGTCGAGTTACCACGAGTTTAATATAGAAACTAATTTGCCGGAGGACAATAATTTCACTTTTGTAGAGCACGTGACGTCCGAGCAATTAGAGAAGGGCGACGGAGCTAAGGTGGATGACCAGTTCAAGAGCAAGGAAATTCGTCAGAACGTGGAAAAAGTTTCGCAGATCGTGGAGGAGCAAATATCTTCGAGCAGCTCTCACGTCGAGGTGCAGGACCGCGCGAGGGAGAGCGAGGAGAGACGGGAGAAAAGCGAGTCGGAGGATTCCAGGTCGATCCCCAGCGACTGGGAGAACGTTCGAATAAAAGTGGAGCGCTTGAGCGACGAGAATTCAGACACTAGGGAgccgaggaagaagaggaggcgGAAGAAGGTGACTTCCAGCAGCGAGTCGTCTAGCACGTCGAGCTCTTCTGATTCCGAAGATGACGGgaagaggaaaaggaggaaGCGGAAGCTGTCCAACTCGAACGACTCGAGTTACTCGGACTCGGATAGCAGCgagagcagcagcagcagcagcagcgactCCTCCAGCTCGGATGACAAgcggaagaagaggaggaagaagaagcgaAAGGctgagaagaggaagaagaaagccAAGCGGATAGCCAAGACAAAGAAGAAGCGTAGAAGAAAAGTGAGCTCCGACTCCAGCAACAGCGATTCATCTGACGACAGAAGGAAGAAGAGGGTGTCCGCCAGCAAAAAGTCTAAACAGAAACGAGAGTTCAGTGAGAAGCACGATGACAACgaagatataataaaaactatacAGAAATCCCCTTTGGGATCTTCGTCGCCGGAAAGTGAGAAGCTGACGCATTCGCAGACTCCCACGAAGAAGATCAAGGAGGAGGCGAAGAGTGAATCCAGGAAAAGGTCCAGCGAGAAGCATGATATTTGGAGTAAAGAGCAGGAGCTGGCGCGGAAAGTGATGTCTGACGATAGCGTGTGCAGCAAAACCCACAAAGACGAGAAGAAGAGGACTAAAGCCGATGAGAGATACATGGAAGAGTGGGAAATGGATGCGAGCATTGAGAAAATGGAGACGTCAGAGGCGGAGAAGAAAGATGAACGGAGCAAGGAGGAACGAAGTAAAAAGGAGGAGCGTCTGCAAGAGATGTGTTCGAGCATTGGCAAAGAGATGCCACAGGGGAGttcgaagagcgaggaggatAGTGatgcgaagaagaagaagaagaaggagaaagagaagaggaGTAGCAATGAGTTTCTAGCTGATTGGGAGAAGGATAGCGATAGGATATCAAAGCAGAAAGAGAAGTGGGGCGAGACTGAATTCGACACTCTGAACGTACCATCATTGACGCAGCTGGAAAGGGAAGTGAGTAAGAGGCAATTATTGGCGGATGAGTGGGAAGTTGACAGTTTGGAAGCTGTACCGGACTTGACAATCAATAAGAGGAAATCACGCGGCTCGAAGAAAGTGGAGAAGGAAGTTCGATACGATAAGAAAACAGACACGTATATCTCTATAGAGAAGGAGACTTCGAGGGAGTGCAAGAAGAGGCAGGATCGGCTGTCCGCTATGCGAATctgggaagaggaagaggaagaaggagagaGGGAGGCTATGCTGCTGATGGAACAGAAGAGTAAGAGGAAGAGGGATGAGTGGGACATCGAGGAGGAATCGTTTTTGCGGGAAAAAAGTGAACGGAAGGAAGACTTGGAAGATAATATCTGCACGATTGATATTCACAAAGAGGTGAATGCGGTCAGCAATGATATAGATACGCCAATGAAGCTTGACCCAGTTACTGTTAAAAAGAGTAAGAAGAGTCGCTGGGACATAGCTTCGCAGTCTGATGAGAAAATAGAGCTGAAAGCTCCTGTTATGTGGGAAGAAGAGTGTGCCGAATGGACAACGATAAACAAATTTGAGCGTCAGAATGACAAAGTGACGTTAGAACGTTGTGATTCGATTATACCTAAGACCAAGATAAAAGACGAAGACATTGGCATCGCTGATCAGCAGTCAAGGAAGGCTATGTCGAAGAGCTCAGACCTTATCGACCTGTTTGCAAGGAAGTCTGAGGACGTAGACTTACTGGATTCATCTTGGACTTCCGAAGAACTTAAGAAAAACAAGCCACGAATAAAAGGTTTAGAAAGTAGTTCTGAATTAGACGTATTCTTCGACGAGGCTAAAGAACCCTTGCCAATGCCAATCACAAAGGAGCAGACCGTAGAGCAACTGAAAGACATGTTTGACATAGACGTAAAATTAagtaacaaaaatatagaattgtACAGCCCCAGTTCCCCAGCGCTGTCACAAAAGTCTGAGGACATGGAGACATTCAACGACAGCACCTCGAATTCTTTAAATCTCAGGGAGGATCTCATGCAGGAGAAGCTTAAGCAGGAAACCTTGGTCAAGTCTGACGAAGAGTCGCTCTCCGTTCCCAACATACCTCTTCAGATAAAGTATCGGGAAGGGAAGTATGCGAAGCCTGTAGTGACAAAAGAGGAGTTCGAAGAACTCTTAGGAGTGCAAGCGCAGGATCATTCATCGCAGAAGAAATATGACGAGATAAAATCTTCTGAAGCTTTAATTGGTGATCTTCCGATCAATGAACCATGCCCTGACGCGAGTAATTACAAACCACAGCAAATGGATATATTCGCTGAATATGAAactgaagagtttcgtggtaAGTCAAGCACCAAGAGCGTTGAGGTGGTGTCTTCTTCCAGCACGAAAGGAGAGGAAACGACCGAAGGAAAAGCAGCCCTGAAACTGATCCCTAAACAGCTGCTGATTCGACGCAATAACGAACGTGTGAAGTCTAAATTGATCTCAGACGATCCCATACAGCATGCTGCTGCCCTTTTGACCATCCAGAAGAAGCTTCGAGAGTCGAACATTGCGAAGAACGACGAGAAGGACATCGCCTGCGAGGAGTCCACCGGTGAGTTCAAGATCGAGTGTGAGAAAACGACCATCACCGATCCTCCCGTCGCAGACATCGCTCCCAAGGAACAGACCACCATCACTGACGTCAAAGTGGACTCCAGAGACTTATCGATAACAGTGAAAACCTCGATTACGACGAAAGCGGAATCCTCGAGCACTGTGAAGCTCGATTTTAATCGCATCGACGAATATAAGTCGACTGATAAAGAGATTATTAAGACGGAGGAGCTTAAGAAACCTAGACCGCTTGCTAGCAAGGATATCTGTGATACTGAAGCTCAAAGTAGATCACCCAGCAGGGAGCAGCGAAAGAAGAGCCCAAGTAAGAAGGAGAATGAGAGGCGGATCAGCGAACGTGGCAAGGAGAAGAGGGACAAGAAATTCGACGACAGAGATAGAGGCGACAGAAGGGACAGCAGAGGTTCGAAGGACTACGCTGAGAGTAGGAGGAGGTCCAGCCCTTCGAGCAATCGCAACAGGAGGAGAAGAAGTGTCAGTCCACGCACCTCTTGGGAGACGGAGAGGAGCAGAAGCGAAAGTCACAGTCGCAGCTGGAGCAGAAGTAGAAGTAAAAGCCCCAAAAGGAAGGATGACTCTGTTGCTTCATCGAGTAGGGACAAACGGCAGAGTAGAATCGATGAGGATAGATCTGGTAGGTCCAGGACAGACGATAGGAGAGAAAGGTCTACGAGAAGTCCTCCTCGATCCAACAGTGCCCCTTATAACAAAG ACCACTTCAAAAAGTATGGGTCCACCAAAGAGCGAGACGACTGGAGCAGAAGGAAATACGATTCCATGGAAAGGGACCGAGACAAAGAGGGAAGACCGTATGACCCAATGGAGGTACTAAGAGAGAGAAACACAGATCCTGAAAGGCACAGGGAAGGCAGGTTCCGCGATGAGGCTGAGAGATCGTTTTGGCCTTTCGAGTCGGAGAACGTGCTACGAGATGGGAACGAGTCGTTGGACTCTTACCCCAATGGCCAGGAGCTGGATCTCGATTATGAGGAGAAAGCGTACTATAGGGATGACAGTCTAGAAAGGGATATCATGGAGGGTCCTCTTCGTCAAATGTCAAAGTACAAACAGAG CAGGAGGAGTAGATCCACTACGAGAAGAGACAGGCAATGGGAGAAAGACAGGGAGCCAGCGGACTTGGAGAGGCACGGACATGGTCGAAGAGCAGAGAAGCTGCCACCGCCAAGAGGTCGTTCGCCACCTCGAGCAAGGCGCTCGCCACCCAGGGCACAGCACGACCGCTTCAGACGTAGCTCCAGATCACGATCGAGATCCTGGTCGAGGTCTAGATCACGTACGAGGTCAAGATCCAGGTCGAGAACGAGGTCTCGTTCTCGATCAACGTCTAGGTCCCGATTGATGCGATCGAGATCAAGATCAAGGTCGGGCTCGCGATCGAGGACCAGATCTACGTCTAGATCAAGGCTGAGGAGTCCGGACCATGGTCTGAGACTGATTGACCGATCACGGTCCTCCAG ATCGCCGTCCGTGGGGCGAGGCAGAGGCAGGGACAGCTCGAGGGAGAGGAAGGACGACGACATGAAGCTAGAGATCtgcggcgagaggggtagaCGCATAGAGACAATCGTCCAGTCCGTGTCTGGATTGTCTAGGGATCCGAACGCGTTAGACTCGGATATGCACATGAGCGACAATCTGGAGAGCGTGGCGAGTAGCTTCCAATATGCCAACGAGAACGCGGTTGCGAACGAGTACTACTACAGCGAGAATAACTTGACCTATCCGCCATGCATCGACGACTCAACAACGAGCTCTCCGAAACGGTTGTCCCTGGATGATAG ACTGGAGCTGGAGCTGGGGATCAAGAAGCAGCAAGACAGCGCAGGAGTATCAAACGAataccccgactccttcaatgCCAACGTTTGCTacccatcaccaccaccacagCAGCAGATGCTGTACCGTCAGCAACCCACGGTCTTACAA GTGGGCAATGTGTTGCAAGTGGTGCCAGCAGACTTCAACGGAGTCCCAGCGGTCCGTCGAGAGCCGACGAGTTCCGCGGCAGGTCCCATAGTGCGAGGTTCTAGCCAGGTTGTGCGCGTAGGTAATGTCCTGCAGGTAGTGCCGACGTCCTTGGACTGGAGTGGCGTACAACCGTCGCCAGTAGAGCAACCAGCAGCGATGATGTACCCCGCGACGGTCCCGCAGCCTTCTCCTATCCCTTCAGCCACGATATCTGTACCTGTTCCAGTCCCTGTCCCCATGCCAGTGCCAGTTCCAGCCGCTATAAGCACACCCACGCCAGTGTCCACCTTATCTCCGGTCCCGTTACCCATCTCCGTCTCTGTCCCTGTGCCAGTCCCAGGCCCAGTTCCCATTCCCTCTGTTCCAGTGCCGCCGGCGACGTTCCCCAGACCGGAGGTAGCGCCTCCAA AAGCGCCAGCTCAGCCGGTGTATAACTACGAAGCTATCCTGGAGACTCGCCGCAAAGAGAGGGAAGAGCGCAAACGGTTACGCGAGATGAGGAGGAAGGAGAAGGAGCGCAGGCGAATAGAGAGGATCAACCGTCGCGCCCTTCAGCTGCTGGAGAAGAGCAACATGCGCCAGTCGGATAGCCAGCAGAAGAGCTTGGACTCGTCTGTCTTGAAGGCGCTCCGCGAGAGCGAGGAGCAGACTGAGGTTGAGGAGCAGCAGCCTGCTCCAGCGGTCGCTGAGAAGGAGGGAGTAGCGTCGACCTCTGCTTCATCGGCTCCGGCTGAGGAGGAGGACCCCGgtggcgacgaggacgaggaagaggaggaggaagaagagcctgaggtggaggaggatgaggaggacgaggaagaagcGGAGGACtatgaggaagaggaggaggatgaCGACGAGAAAGCTGCGTCGCGAGTGAACAGTCGACGGAACGAGGCGGAGGACGTTGCTGTCGCGTCGACGAGCGAAGCGAGCACGTCCCAAGTCGAAGCGGGGTCCAAGGAATGGCTGGACTTGCCGCCGGCGCCCTTGAAAGGAATTCTGGTTGCGCCAGGCTTCAG GAGATCCACGATCCCTAATGGCAACCTGGACGACCTGTCGACCCCAGAAAACGACAGCGAGGACTATACGGACAAGGAAGCCACCGAACTGGACAAGTACAGCGAGTCCATTAAGGACGAGGCCAACGACAGCAAGCCGGGCAAGTCGAGAGGCCTGTTCAAGGCAAAGACAAAATCCGGGAAGCTGGGTAAGAGGAAGCAGAGGAGTAAAAAGTCGGTTCAGTTCGCTGACGGAATCAAACCTGGGGAAGGCACCAGCCCCAGCGGGGGTGAAGGCGACATGCCCTCTCCTCCGCCTCCTACATCCGTCATCACCCGCGACGGTGTTCGCGAAATCCGAAGGTCCAGCTCGAGGAAGAGCAGGAAGCAGGAGAAAAGGACTAGACCTCCAAAAGCGAAGAAGAAAGTGAAG GTAAAGATCATAAAGCTGAAGAAGCCACGGGTCACCCCGTTAACAGCGATGATGATGGACGACTCTGACGAATTGGACGACCGTTCACCGCCTCCGCCGCCCCCCGGATCACCGCCACCCCCGCACCAATGGCCCAGCTACCTTTCCGCGTACAATTCCACGATGCGTCCTAGCGAGCCCCAAGCGACGCCGGCGACAGCGTCGAGCACTGTTCAGGCCCCGCCTCCGCCCACGCCGTTGCCTCTTCTAGTTCCTCCCCCGCCTCTCAACTACACGATACAGCCTTGCAGCAAGGCGTAA